The DNA segment TTGTTTTCATAGTATTTTCAGCTGCGATTGACGTTGTACTGGCGTTCTTACCATGGAAATTCTTGTGGGGCCTGGAAATGAGTATCAAAGAAAAAGTTGGCGTTATCATTGCAATGAGCATGGGAGTTTTGTGAGCACCCCTCTGCCCACAGAGAAAAGGCATGActgacaaccaccacagcgCAGGCGCAGCAGCTGGTATCAAGTCTGCCACTCTCCCTGCTGTTCATAATGGGACCGATCCAAGTAACTACCCACATCTGCTGTTCAAAGCACCCATAATTGACTGATAGCCTTAGCTGCCAGTGTGCCATTGTTGATCTGGGGAAACGCCGAAGCAGCTATCTGCATCATGGCTGCAtccattcccatcctccgAGCACTCGCCAGAGGCACCTGCCGCGGCCAGGTACCCCACGGATATGAGACATACGAATATGGGTCAGCTGGCATGTCAGAGCCCAGGCTTGCGCGGTCAACATTCAGTAGAACTGCAGTCATGTCTCTGGCATTGCCAATCCAGTCGCCACCCGCGTTGTATTCTCAAAAGACGCCCCATGTTAAAGAGGCCGATAGTTTGGACGACACCCTGACAAGCGGAAGTCCCGTGCAGTCATTAACGCGCAAGCACAAGTccgaagaggacgatgcTGACAGCTTCGAAATGACCAACTACGGGCAAAGCCGTCCACAAAGTCCACAGAGCATACATACTACCGATAGGCCGCAGAGCCCGTTGGACTTTGTTGGGC comes from the Podospora pseudocomata strain CBS 415.72m chromosome 5, whole genome shotgun sequence genome and includes:
- a CDS encoding hypothetical protein (EggNog:ENOG503PS37; antiSMASH:Cluster_8); translated protein: MNQLRLEPKIDYGPQLNVTVWLLISVSAIFLFTRLYLKNCQNRGLWWDDYFLLGSWVLLAAQAGLISDVVGLGYGRQVIPMEKFGFFPIRVNVLSTLLIIANLWGKTSFALTLLRIPERWVRVGVWTILISLTGTLVLSAVMVWISCLDINLRGRCVPVEVSLRYNIFSCVFSAAIDVVLAFLPWKFLWGLEMSIKEKVGVIIAMSMGVFAGAAAGIKSATLPAVHNGTDPTLAASVPLLIWGNAEAAICIMAASIPILRALARGTCRGQVPHGYETYEYGSAGMSEPRLARSTFSRTAVMSLALPIQSPPALYSQKTPHVKEADSLDDTLTSGSPVQSLTRKHKSEEDDADSFEMTNYGQSRPQSPQSIHTTDRPQSPLDFVGRNPVPR